A window from Salvia miltiorrhiza cultivar Shanhuang (shh) chromosome 2, IMPLAD_Smil_shh, whole genome shotgun sequence encodes these proteins:
- the LOC131010315 gene encoding uncharacterized protein LOC131010315 isoform X1: MGAMAPPPHWIPQDDVLLKNAVEAGASLESLAKGAVQFSRRYTVQELQDRWVSLLYDPVISVEASTYMIWVERFGVTNQLRPNKFEGVKDIACSSGKRKAESVRKYYYAMRKRICNEPLDMMGINLASGPGCSKFREGNEFSSVDCKVGNPSSNILGGQGPDYSITPHPFAEFGPHAAESTGNGLTPSFSGVQNHGQEDLGGENVSNNLPYPYEENISLTGDCSEIPGFGQSKDLPLCNLFETEGLVNQASAVSEFGDQSFPSFGCSPPMPQMPIWHSSEDISATELPIEIVDADLQLGDEFMIPQTANESDALGYGCGPSNLKLETPLSCDSMIDMTSSTQEYLEVLFDLSNDEGLLYMENDGKEGIEKSYLDGLSSLLLDSPNQCDLSGSGLGEAAVVPDGHVAERSDTHDGGSYDKGIRDQQEVADAQVSASESTMKVGPEYRNGVICCTLNTEDPEIPSNDDVFLPFRFPSPTNSSGAHWALHEPSYLGSSSVKKFSSTCNANGGHLLMKNTRKDSSVPSGRMGSFHPSDAGLRCRRDNGVKFELPESSVQHAALREAQNSDSPNHVSLANVNAHNSITGVVKGGPTEMGQGKNIGFTSLGPCQDKHESSLHLHQNLQKNSIGSRSAVDGIAEIPNNGSSNVDLSFQQTDVPKAMDHSLLSDHEELLSESEFDVPYFSDVEAMILDMDLRPDEFDLYTSPEVQLYQLEETKRTIIRLEQAADAFTQRAIAGQGAFAVLYGRCSRHFIKKTEVLLGRATDDIKVDIDLGREKNGGKISRRQATMKMDMHGVFHLKNLGKTPIYINGKEVAPGQSLGLTSGCLIEVRGLSFVFETNRKMIKQYVDSSAGGEVLADYKPSMRS; this comes from the exons ATGGGAGCTATGGCTCCGCCTCCTCATTGGATTCCTCAAGACGACGTTTTGCTCAAAAACGCCGTTGAG GCTGGTGCTTCTTTGGAATCTCTAGCTAAAGGTGCTGTGCAATTTTCTCGGAGATATACTGTACAGGAGCTGCAAGATCGCTGGGTTTCTCTTCTCTATGATCCTGTTATTTCTGTAGAGGCATCAACCTACATGATTTGGGTTGAACGTTTTGGGGTAACAAATCAATTGAGACCTAATAAGTTCGAAGGAGTAAAAGATATAGCTTGCAGTTCAGGGAAGAGAAAAGCTGAAAGTGTCCGGAAGTATTATTATGCCATGCGTAAAAGAATCTGTAATGAACCACTGGATATGATGGGTATCAATCTTGCTTCTGGACCTGGTTGTTCTAAATTTAGAGAGGGTAATGAATTCTCATCTGTAGATTGCAAAGTTGGCAATCCATCTTCAAATATTCTGGGAGGTCAAGGCCCAGATTACAGCATTACGCCTCATCCCTTTGCTGAATTTGGGCCGCATGCTGCCGAGTCCACTGGAAATGGTCTTACGCCCTCTTTCAGTGGTGTTCAAAATCATGGGCAAGAGGACCTTGGTGGGGAAAATGTGTCAAACAACCTTCCTTATCCATATGAAGAGAATATCTCATTAACTGGGGATTGCAGTGAGATCCCTGGATTTGGCCAATCAAAAGATTTGCCTCTCTGTAACTTGTTTGAAACTGAGGGTTTAGTGAACCAGGCTAGTGCGGTTTCAGAATTTGGTGATCAGTCATTTCCTAGTTTTGGGTGTTCACCTCCTATGCCTCAGATGCCAATTTGGCATAGTTCCGAGGACATTTCTGCAACAGAACTGCCCATTGAAATTGTAGATGCAGACCTGCAGCTAGGAGATGAATTTATGATTCCCCAGACTGCAAATGAGTCAGATGCATTAGGATATGGTTGTGGCCCCTCAAACCTTAAATTGGAAACTCCACTCTCTTGTGATAGCATGATAGATATGACTTCTAGCACACAGGAATATCTTGAGGTGTTGTTCGACCTTTCTAATGACGAAGGGCTACTCTacatggaaaatgatggaaagGAGGGTATAGAAAAGTCTTATCTTGATGGTTTGAGTTCGCTTCTATTGGATTCTCCCAATCAGTGCGATTTGTCTGGTTCAGGTCTAGGCGAGGCTGCAGTGGTTCCAGATGGACATGTAGCTGAAAGAAGTGATACACATGATGGAGGGTCCTATGACAAGGGCATCCGTGATCAGCAGGAAGTTGCAGATGCTCAAGTGTCAGCCTCTGAATCTACTATGAAAGTAGGTCCTGAATATCGTAATGGAGTCATTTGTTGCACATTAAACACCGAAGACCCAGAAATTCCTAGCAATGATGATGTTTTTCTTCCCTTCCGGTTTCCTTCTCCTACTAATTCCTCAGGGGCTCACTGGGCATTGCATGAGCCTAGCTATCTTGGGTCCTCATCAGTTAAAAAATTCTCAAGCACTTGCAATGCAAATGGAGGACATCTTTTGATGAAAAACACCCGAAAAGATTCATCTGTTCCTTCTGGCAGGATGGGATCATTCCATCCGTCAGATGCGGGTTTAAGATGCCGAAGAGATAATGGAGTTAAATTCGAGCTGCCCGAAAGTAGCGTCCAGCATGCAGCACTTAGAGAAGCTCAGAACAGTGACAGTCCGAATCATGTCAGTTTAGCAAATGTGAATGCCCACAATTCAATCACTGGAGTTGTTAAGGGAGGTCCCACAGAGATGGGACAGGGAAAGAATATTGGTTTTACATCCCTTGGCCCTTGCCAAGACAAGCATGAAAGTAGTTTGCATCTTCATCAAAACCTTCAAAAGAATTCTATTGGCAGTCGGAGTGCAGTGGATGGCATAGCTGAAATTCCAAATAATGGGTCATCAAATGTGGACTTGAGTTTCCAGCAAACTGATGTCCCAAAGGCAATGGATCACTCCCTACTGTCAGATCACGAGGAGCTCTTGTCTGAGAGTGAATTTGACGTGCCTTATTTTTCTGATGTAGAAGCAATG ATCCTAGATATGGATTTGAGGCCAGATGAATTTGATTTATACACCAGTCCTGAAG TTCAGCTATATCAACTTGAAGAAACCAAGAGAACAATCATAAGACTGGAACAGGCAGCTGATGCTTTCACACAGAGAGCCATTGCTGGTCAGGGCGCATTTGCTGTTTTATATGGGCGTTGCTCAAGACATTTTATAAAGAAAACTGAG GTGTTACTGGGCAGGGCAACAGATGATATTAAAGTTGACATTGACTTGGGAAGAGAAAAAAATGGTGGTAAAATTTCTCGAAGACAG GCTACAATGAAGATGGACATGCATGGAGTGTTCCATTTGAAGAACCTCGGAAAAACTCCAATTTACATAAATGGCAAAGAAGTAGCCCCTGGACAGAGCCTAGGCCTTACTTCTGGCTGTCTTATTGAG GTAAGGGGATTGAGCTTTGTGTTTGAGACAAACCGTAAAATGATAAAGCAATACGTCGATAGCTCTGCAGGAGGAGAGGTTTTAGCAGATTATAAACCTTCGATGAGAAGTTGA
- the LOC131010350 gene encoding S-type anion channel SLAH4-like, with protein sequence MEVESCAKSPIKDLALVAITRTHAGYFRIALSLGWQALLWKILLREAEDSRIKMYFLTILWSFSLLILVVLSLLYLLRCIFLLEMIKGEFSHHVGVNYLFAPWISWLLILESAPFVTPKHVSFVVLWWVFAAPIVLLDVKIYGQWFTKGKSFLTAVANPSSHLSVVGNLVGARAASKMGWREVSLFLFSLGMVHYLVLFVTLYQRLSGGDLLPTILRPVFFLFFAAPSVASLAWYSISGSFDTASKMMFFLSLFLFTSLICRPSLFKKAMRKFNIAWWAYSYPITILALASTRYAQEVNDVVAHAIRFFLSALSVLVIFGLLLFTAFHPKLLLSEDDPPLPSTAADATTFPNYYLSTK encoded by the exons ATGGAGGTCGAAAGCTGTGCAAAATCCCCCATTAAAGATTTAGCCCTAGTAGCCATAACAAGAACTCATGCTGGTTATTTCAGAATAGCCCTTTCTCTTGGATGGCAAGCTTTACTATGGAAAATCCTACTCCGCGAGGCTGAAGATTCAAGAATAAAAATGTATTTCCTAACCATTCTATggtctttctctctcttaatcCTGGTTGTTCTGTCTCTGCTGTACCTGCTACGATGCATCTTCTTGTTGGAGATGATCAAGGGCGAGTTCTCCCACCACGTGGGAGTGAACTACCTGTTCGCCCCCTGGATCTCGTGGCTGCTTATTCTGGAATCGGCCCCCTTCGTCACCCCCAAGCACGTCTCCTTCGTGGTGCTGTGGTGGGTCTTCGCCGCCCCCATCGTGCTTCTCGACGTCAAGATCTACGGCCAGTGGTTCACCAAGGGCAAGAGCTTCCTCACGGCGGTGGCCAACCCGAGCAGCCACCTGTCCGTGGTGGGGAACTTGGTCGGGGCGCGCGCCGCCTCCAAGATGGGGTGGCGGGAGGTGTCGCTCTTCCTCTTCTCGCTGGGGATGGTGCATTACCTCGTGCTCTTTGTCACGCTCTACCAGCGCCTCTCCGGCGGCGACCTGCTGCCCACCATTCTACGCCCGgttttcttcctcttcttcgccGCGCCCAGCGTCGCCAGCCTCGCCTGGTACTCCATCTCCGGAAGCTTCGACACCGCCTCCAAGATGATGTTTTTCCTCTCGCTTTTTCTCTTTACGTCACTG atatgcaGGCCGTCTCTATTTAAGAAAGCAATGAGAAAATTCAACATAGCATGGTGGGCTTATTCGTACCCGATAACTATACTGGCTTTGGCTTCGACACGATACGCGCAAGAGGTCAACGATGTGGTCGCTCATGCCATTCGCTTCTTCCTATCAGCCTTGTCTGTTTTGGTCATATTTGGTCTGCTGCTTTTCACTGCTTTCCATCCCAAGTTGCTCTTGTCCGAAGACGATCCGCCTCTTCCTTCCACCGCCGCCGACGCTACTACTTTTCCTAATTACTATTTATCTACCAAATAG
- the LOC131010315 gene encoding uncharacterized protein LOC131010315 isoform X2 encodes MIWVERFGVTNQLRPNKFEGVKDIACSSGKRKAESVRKYYYAMRKRICNEPLDMMGINLASGPGCSKFREGNEFSSVDCKVGNPSSNILGGQGPDYSITPHPFAEFGPHAAESTGNGLTPSFSGVQNHGQEDLGGENVSNNLPYPYEENISLTGDCSEIPGFGQSKDLPLCNLFETEGLVNQASAVSEFGDQSFPSFGCSPPMPQMPIWHSSEDISATELPIEIVDADLQLGDEFMIPQTANESDALGYGCGPSNLKLETPLSCDSMIDMTSSTQEYLEVLFDLSNDEGLLYMENDGKEGIEKSYLDGLSSLLLDSPNQCDLSGSGLGEAAVVPDGHVAERSDTHDGGSYDKGIRDQQEVADAQVSASESTMKVGPEYRNGVICCTLNTEDPEIPSNDDVFLPFRFPSPTNSSGAHWALHEPSYLGSSSVKKFSSTCNANGGHLLMKNTRKDSSVPSGRMGSFHPSDAGLRCRRDNGVKFELPESSVQHAALREAQNSDSPNHVSLANVNAHNSITGVVKGGPTEMGQGKNIGFTSLGPCQDKHESSLHLHQNLQKNSIGSRSAVDGIAEIPNNGSSNVDLSFQQTDVPKAMDHSLLSDHEELLSESEFDVPYFSDVEAMILDMDLRPDEFDLYTSPEVQLYQLEETKRTIIRLEQAADAFTQRAIAGQGAFAVLYGRCSRHFIKKTEVLLGRATDDIKVDIDLGREKNGGKISRRQATMKMDMHGVFHLKNLGKTPIYINGKEVAPGQSLGLTSGCLIEVRGLSFVFETNRKMIKQYVDSSAGGEVLADYKPSMRS; translated from the exons ATGATTTGGGTTGAACGTTTTGGGGTAACAAATCAATTGAGACCTAATAAGTTCGAAGGAGTAAAAGATATAGCTTGCAGTTCAGGGAAGAGAAAAGCTGAAAGTGTCCGGAAGTATTATTATGCCATGCGTAAAAGAATCTGTAATGAACCACTGGATATGATGGGTATCAATCTTGCTTCTGGACCTGGTTGTTCTAAATTTAGAGAGGGTAATGAATTCTCATCTGTAGATTGCAAAGTTGGCAATCCATCTTCAAATATTCTGGGAGGTCAAGGCCCAGATTACAGCATTACGCCTCATCCCTTTGCTGAATTTGGGCCGCATGCTGCCGAGTCCACTGGAAATGGTCTTACGCCCTCTTTCAGTGGTGTTCAAAATCATGGGCAAGAGGACCTTGGTGGGGAAAATGTGTCAAACAACCTTCCTTATCCATATGAAGAGAATATCTCATTAACTGGGGATTGCAGTGAGATCCCTGGATTTGGCCAATCAAAAGATTTGCCTCTCTGTAACTTGTTTGAAACTGAGGGTTTAGTGAACCAGGCTAGTGCGGTTTCAGAATTTGGTGATCAGTCATTTCCTAGTTTTGGGTGTTCACCTCCTATGCCTCAGATGCCAATTTGGCATAGTTCCGAGGACATTTCTGCAACAGAACTGCCCATTGAAATTGTAGATGCAGACCTGCAGCTAGGAGATGAATTTATGATTCCCCAGACTGCAAATGAGTCAGATGCATTAGGATATGGTTGTGGCCCCTCAAACCTTAAATTGGAAACTCCACTCTCTTGTGATAGCATGATAGATATGACTTCTAGCACACAGGAATATCTTGAGGTGTTGTTCGACCTTTCTAATGACGAAGGGCTACTCTacatggaaaatgatggaaagGAGGGTATAGAAAAGTCTTATCTTGATGGTTTGAGTTCGCTTCTATTGGATTCTCCCAATCAGTGCGATTTGTCTGGTTCAGGTCTAGGCGAGGCTGCAGTGGTTCCAGATGGACATGTAGCTGAAAGAAGTGATACACATGATGGAGGGTCCTATGACAAGGGCATCCGTGATCAGCAGGAAGTTGCAGATGCTCAAGTGTCAGCCTCTGAATCTACTATGAAAGTAGGTCCTGAATATCGTAATGGAGTCATTTGTTGCACATTAAACACCGAAGACCCAGAAATTCCTAGCAATGATGATGTTTTTCTTCCCTTCCGGTTTCCTTCTCCTACTAATTCCTCAGGGGCTCACTGGGCATTGCATGAGCCTAGCTATCTTGGGTCCTCATCAGTTAAAAAATTCTCAAGCACTTGCAATGCAAATGGAGGACATCTTTTGATGAAAAACACCCGAAAAGATTCATCTGTTCCTTCTGGCAGGATGGGATCATTCCATCCGTCAGATGCGGGTTTAAGATGCCGAAGAGATAATGGAGTTAAATTCGAGCTGCCCGAAAGTAGCGTCCAGCATGCAGCACTTAGAGAAGCTCAGAACAGTGACAGTCCGAATCATGTCAGTTTAGCAAATGTGAATGCCCACAATTCAATCACTGGAGTTGTTAAGGGAGGTCCCACAGAGATGGGACAGGGAAAGAATATTGGTTTTACATCCCTTGGCCCTTGCCAAGACAAGCATGAAAGTAGTTTGCATCTTCATCAAAACCTTCAAAAGAATTCTATTGGCAGTCGGAGTGCAGTGGATGGCATAGCTGAAATTCCAAATAATGGGTCATCAAATGTGGACTTGAGTTTCCAGCAAACTGATGTCCCAAAGGCAATGGATCACTCCCTACTGTCAGATCACGAGGAGCTCTTGTCTGAGAGTGAATTTGACGTGCCTTATTTTTCTGATGTAGAAGCAATG ATCCTAGATATGGATTTGAGGCCAGATGAATTTGATTTATACACCAGTCCTGAAG TTCAGCTATATCAACTTGAAGAAACCAAGAGAACAATCATAAGACTGGAACAGGCAGCTGATGCTTTCACACAGAGAGCCATTGCTGGTCAGGGCGCATTTGCTGTTTTATATGGGCGTTGCTCAAGACATTTTATAAAGAAAACTGAG GTGTTACTGGGCAGGGCAACAGATGATATTAAAGTTGACATTGACTTGGGAAGAGAAAAAAATGGTGGTAAAATTTCTCGAAGACAG GCTACAATGAAGATGGACATGCATGGAGTGTTCCATTTGAAGAACCTCGGAAAAACTCCAATTTACATAAATGGCAAAGAAGTAGCCCCTGGACAGAGCCTAGGCCTTACTTCTGGCTGTCTTATTGAG GTAAGGGGATTGAGCTTTGTGTTTGAGACAAACCGTAAAATGATAAAGCAATACGTCGATAGCTCTGCAGGAGGAGAGGTTTTAGCAGATTATAAACCTTCGATGAGAAGTTGA